One window of Canis lupus baileyi chromosome 21, mCanLup2.hap1, whole genome shotgun sequence genomic DNA carries:
- the SSH3 gene encoding protein phosphatase Slingshot homolog 3 isoform X1 produces the protein MALVTVSRSPPASGHSTPVGPTQGQASKRRSRLQRRQSFAVLRGAVLGLQDGEDNGEAAEAGPEAVERPLGEKQPHGDQTDDGQGLQSPRKQEQSQHLHLMVELLRPQDDMRLAAQLEAARPPRLRYLLVVSTREHLSQDETVLLGVDFPDSSSSSCTLGLVLPLWSDTQVYLDGDGGFSVTSGGQSRIFKPISIQTMWATLQVLHQACEAALGSGLVPGGNALTWAAHYQEKLSSDQSCLNEWMAMADLESLRPPSPGPGRPSEQEQMEQAIRAELWEVLDTSDLESVTSKEIRQALELRLGRPLQQYRDFIDNQMLLLMAQQDRASRIFPHLYLGSEWNAANLEELQRNRVSHILNMAREIDNFYPERFIYHNVRLWDEESAQLLPHWKETHRFVEAARAQGTRVLVHCKMGVSRSAATVIAYAMKQYGWSLEQALRHVQELRPIARPNPGFLRQLQTYQGILTASRQSHVWEQKVGGASPEEPLAPDVSIPFPPLPPEPGGSGEVKAVGLEESQAALKEEPGPRPRINLRGVMRSISLLEPPPELEGTSGDSDLPEVFSNESSEEDPPEPLPQLSKAKGGRHCGKGPWPALKSRQSVVALNSAALVASRTQAFQEQGEAGGSSTPRLRGKVVRQASVDGSGEEGEA, from the exons ATGGCCCTGGTCACAGTGAGCCGCTCCCCCCCGGCCAGCGGCCACTCCACGCCCGTGGGGCCCACG CAGGGCCAGGCATCCAAGCGGAGAAGCCGGCTCCAGCGAAG GCAGAGCTTTGCAGTGCTCCGTGGGGCtgtcctgggactgcaggatggAGAAGACAATGGAGAAGCAGCTGAGGCCGGCCCGGAGGCAGTGGAGAGACCCTTGGGTGAAAAACAGCCCCACGGGGACCAGACAGATGATGGGCAAGGGCTCCAGAGTCCCAGGAAGCAGGAGCAGAGTCAGCATCTGCATCTCATGGTGGAGCTCCTGAGGCCACAGGACGACATGCGCCTG GCAGCCCAGCTGGAGGCAGCACGGCCCCCCCGGCTCCGCTACCTGTTGGTAGTCTCCACAAGGGAACACCTGAGCCAGGATGAGACAGTCCTTCTGGGGGTAGACTTCCCCGACAGCAG TTCCTCCAGCTGCACCCTAGGCCTGGTCTTGCCACTCTGGAGTGACACCCAGGTGTACCTAGATGGAGACGG GGGCTTCAGTGTGACGTCTGGTGGGCAAAGCCGGATCTTCAAGCCGATCTCCATCCAGACCATGTG GGCCACGCTCCAGGTGTTGCACCAAGCCTGTGAGGCGGCTCTCGGCAGTGGTCTCGTGCCAGGGGGCAATGCCCTGACCTGGGCTGCACACTACCAGGAGAAACTGAGCTCTGACCAGAGCTGCCTCAACGAGTGGATGGCCATGGCCGACCTGGAGTCTCTGCGGCCTCCTAGTCCCGGGCCTGGCCG GCCCTCGGAACAGGAGCAGATGGAGCAGGCGATCCGGGCTGAGCTGTGGGAGGTGCTGGACACCAGTGACCTGGAGAGCGTCACTTCCAAAGAG ATCCGCCAGGCCCTGGAGTTGCGCCTGGGCCGCCCGCTCCAGCAGTACCGAGACTTCATTGATAACCAGATGCTGCTTCTCATGGCCCAGCAAGACCGCGCCTCCCGCATCTTCCCCCACCTCTACCTG ggctcGGAGTGGAATGCAGCCAACCTGGAGGAGCTACAGAGAAACAG GGTCAGCCACATCTTGAACATGGCCCGAGAGATTGACAACTTCTACCCCGAGCGCTTCATCTACCACAACGTGCGCCTCTGGGATGAGGAGTCAGCCCAGCTGCTCCCCCACTGGAAGGAGACACACCGCTTCGTGGAGGCTGCAAG AGCGCAGGGCACTCGGGTGCTTGTCCACTGCAAGATGGGCGTCAGCCGCTCAGCTGCCACGGTGATCGCTTATGCCATGAAGCAGTACGGCTGGAGCCTGGAGCAGGCCCTGCGCCACGTGCAGGAGCTCCGGCCCATTGCCCGCCCCAACCCGGGCTTTCTGCGCCAGCTGCAGACCTACCAGGGCATCCTGACTGCCAG CCGGCAGAGCCACGTCTGGGAGCAGAAAGTGGGTGGGGCCTCCCCAGAGGAGCCCCTGGCCCCCGATGTCTCCATACCATTCCCACCTCTTCCACCAGAAccagggggcagtggggaggtgAAGGCTGTGGGTCTGGAGGAGAGCCAGGCAGCCCTGAAAGAAGAGCCTGGGCCACGGCCCCGTATCAACCTCCGGGGGGTCATGAGGTCCATCAGCCTCCTGGAGCCTCCCCCCGAGCTGGAAGGCACCTCAGGGGACAGTGACCTGCCAGAG GTGTTTTCAAATGAATCTTCAGAGGAAGACCCTCCAGAGCCTCTCCCTCAGCTCTCAAAGGCCAAGGGAGGCCGGCATTGTGGCAAGGGGCCTTGGCCTGCCCTGAAATCCCGCCAGTCTGTGGTTGCCCTCAACAGCGCCGCCCTGGTGGCCAGCCGGACCCAGGCCTtccaggagcagggggaggctgGTGGTTCCTCCACACCCAGGCTCCGAGGGAAGGTGGTGAGGCAGGCCAGCGTGGatggcagtggggaggagggtgaggccTGA
- the SSH3 gene encoding protein phosphatase Slingshot homolog 3 isoform X2, translated as MALVTVSRSPPASGHSTPVGPTGQASKRRSRLQRRQSFAVLRGAVLGLQDGEDNGEAAEAGPEAVERPLGEKQPHGDQTDDGQGLQSPRKQEQSQHLHLMVELLRPQDDMRLAAQLEAARPPRLRYLLVVSTREHLSQDETVLLGVDFPDSSSSSCTLGLVLPLWSDTQVYLDGDGGFSVTSGGQSRIFKPISIQTMWATLQVLHQACEAALGSGLVPGGNALTWAAHYQEKLSSDQSCLNEWMAMADLESLRPPSPGPGRPSEQEQMEQAIRAELWEVLDTSDLESVTSKEIRQALELRLGRPLQQYRDFIDNQMLLLMAQQDRASRIFPHLYLGSEWNAANLEELQRNRVSHILNMAREIDNFYPERFIYHNVRLWDEESAQLLPHWKETHRFVEAARAQGTRVLVHCKMGVSRSAATVIAYAMKQYGWSLEQALRHVQELRPIARPNPGFLRQLQTYQGILTASRQSHVWEQKVGGASPEEPLAPDVSIPFPPLPPEPGGSGEVKAVGLEESQAALKEEPGPRPRINLRGVMRSISLLEPPPELEGTSGDSDLPEVFSNESSEEDPPEPLPQLSKAKGGRHCGKGPWPALKSRQSVVALNSAALVASRTQAFQEQGEAGGSSTPRLRGKVVRQASVDGSGEEGEA; from the exons ATGGCCCTGGTCACAGTGAGCCGCTCCCCCCCGGCCAGCGGCCACTCCACGCCCGTGGGGCCCACG GGCCAGGCATCCAAGCGGAGAAGCCGGCTCCAGCGAAG GCAGAGCTTTGCAGTGCTCCGTGGGGCtgtcctgggactgcaggatggAGAAGACAATGGAGAAGCAGCTGAGGCCGGCCCGGAGGCAGTGGAGAGACCCTTGGGTGAAAAACAGCCCCACGGGGACCAGACAGATGATGGGCAAGGGCTCCAGAGTCCCAGGAAGCAGGAGCAGAGTCAGCATCTGCATCTCATGGTGGAGCTCCTGAGGCCACAGGACGACATGCGCCTG GCAGCCCAGCTGGAGGCAGCACGGCCCCCCCGGCTCCGCTACCTGTTGGTAGTCTCCACAAGGGAACACCTGAGCCAGGATGAGACAGTCCTTCTGGGGGTAGACTTCCCCGACAGCAG TTCCTCCAGCTGCACCCTAGGCCTGGTCTTGCCACTCTGGAGTGACACCCAGGTGTACCTAGATGGAGACGG GGGCTTCAGTGTGACGTCTGGTGGGCAAAGCCGGATCTTCAAGCCGATCTCCATCCAGACCATGTG GGCCACGCTCCAGGTGTTGCACCAAGCCTGTGAGGCGGCTCTCGGCAGTGGTCTCGTGCCAGGGGGCAATGCCCTGACCTGGGCTGCACACTACCAGGAGAAACTGAGCTCTGACCAGAGCTGCCTCAACGAGTGGATGGCCATGGCCGACCTGGAGTCTCTGCGGCCTCCTAGTCCCGGGCCTGGCCG GCCCTCGGAACAGGAGCAGATGGAGCAGGCGATCCGGGCTGAGCTGTGGGAGGTGCTGGACACCAGTGACCTGGAGAGCGTCACTTCCAAAGAG ATCCGCCAGGCCCTGGAGTTGCGCCTGGGCCGCCCGCTCCAGCAGTACCGAGACTTCATTGATAACCAGATGCTGCTTCTCATGGCCCAGCAAGACCGCGCCTCCCGCATCTTCCCCCACCTCTACCTG ggctcGGAGTGGAATGCAGCCAACCTGGAGGAGCTACAGAGAAACAG GGTCAGCCACATCTTGAACATGGCCCGAGAGATTGACAACTTCTACCCCGAGCGCTTCATCTACCACAACGTGCGCCTCTGGGATGAGGAGTCAGCCCAGCTGCTCCCCCACTGGAAGGAGACACACCGCTTCGTGGAGGCTGCAAG AGCGCAGGGCACTCGGGTGCTTGTCCACTGCAAGATGGGCGTCAGCCGCTCAGCTGCCACGGTGATCGCTTATGCCATGAAGCAGTACGGCTGGAGCCTGGAGCAGGCCCTGCGCCACGTGCAGGAGCTCCGGCCCATTGCCCGCCCCAACCCGGGCTTTCTGCGCCAGCTGCAGACCTACCAGGGCATCCTGACTGCCAG CCGGCAGAGCCACGTCTGGGAGCAGAAAGTGGGTGGGGCCTCCCCAGAGGAGCCCCTGGCCCCCGATGTCTCCATACCATTCCCACCTCTTCCACCAGAAccagggggcagtggggaggtgAAGGCTGTGGGTCTGGAGGAGAGCCAGGCAGCCCTGAAAGAAGAGCCTGGGCCACGGCCCCGTATCAACCTCCGGGGGGTCATGAGGTCCATCAGCCTCCTGGAGCCTCCCCCCGAGCTGGAAGGCACCTCAGGGGACAGTGACCTGCCAGAG GTGTTTTCAAATGAATCTTCAGAGGAAGACCCTCCAGAGCCTCTCCCTCAGCTCTCAAAGGCCAAGGGAGGCCGGCATTGTGGCAAGGGGCCTTGGCCTGCCCTGAAATCCCGCCAGTCTGTGGTTGCCCTCAACAGCGCCGCCCTGGTGGCCAGCCGGACCCAGGCCTtccaggagcagggggaggctgGTGGTTCCTCCACACCCAGGCTCCGAGGGAAGGTGGTGAGGCAGGCCAGCGTGGatggcagtggggaggagggtgaggccTGA